The genomic region ATATTTCGAGAAAACAAAGCGCCCCGGCGCCAGCTCGATCGCCCGCTTTATCAAGGGGAGCATTTCAGCGATGATAGGACGGATTATCGGTTTCTTACTCTTCCGCCCTGTCTTATGGTTTTCCCATGGAACAGTCCAGATCCCTTCTTCAAAATCAAAATGTGCGACTTCAGCCTGCCGGAGTTCGCCAACCCTGCACGCCCATATCAGTGACAATTTATAGAGGATCTTGTTTCGCTCAATTAGCCGGGAATCCTCAATAGCTCGCCAGACAATCGCCAGTTCTTTACGGTCCAGTGTTCGCTCGCCCATTTGTTTCTGGATGCCGAAATCACGACCAGACATTTCAGACAGTGGGTTAACCTCCAGCAACTGGCGTTTCACCGCCCACGAATAACACTGCCTCCCGTTACTGATCACCCGGCGGGTAATCTCACTGTAACCCTGTGCCAACCGGTCCAGAACAGTAAGCCAGTTGTGCAAAGTCAACTGATGCGCCGGATATTTCCCGAGTTTAGGAAAAACGTGAAGTTCGAACGTGCGCAGGATCTGTTCAGCCGTTTCTTTTTGGATGCACACCATGGAGTACCATTCGCGAAACAGTTCCTCGAAAGTGTACTGACTGTTAATTTTCGCTTTGTCGAGGCTCTGCCTGATTCGTGGATTTTCTCCCCGGGCAAGAATCGCGGCCCACTTAGCTACTTCATCGCGTGCGGCTTTTAATCCGAACTCCGGGTAGCTGCCGATCGTCATCTTGTCCTGCTTACCCAAGAAGCGGAATCGGTAGAAAAAAGTAACGGCGCCCTTTTTGGAAACACGCACCCACAGACCATCCCGATCTGCTTTCTCTTCAACTTTTTCGCGTTCGCGCCCGAGGCACGACTTTAGATAACTATCTGAAATAACCATGATTTATCCCTGCGTGTGTCCATCAGAACGAGAGGTTCCGTGTCCATCATAGAATATGGACGCACTGGTGGACACAAAAACCATGGCTTATGTTGTCGCAGGTTGGCTGTACATGCAACCAGTATTATTTTTGTAAGAGCTTATTTGATGGGGATCTTCAGGGGATTTTGTCGGAGGTT from Citrobacter sp. RHB25-C09 harbors:
- a CDS encoding site-specific integrase, yielding MVISDSYLKSCLGREREKVEEKADRDGLWVRVSKKGAVTFFYRFRFLGKQDKMTIGSYPEFGLKAARDEVAKWAAILARGENPRIRQSLDKAKINSQYTFEELFREWYSMVCIQKETAEQILRTFELHVFPKLGKYPAHQLTLHNWLTVLDRLAQGYSEITRRVISNGRQCYSWAVKRQLLEVNPLSEMSGRDFGIQKQMGERTLDRKELAIVWRAIEDSRLIERNKILYKLSLIWACRVGELRQAEVAHFDFEEGIWTVPWENHKTGRKSKKPIIRPIIAEMLPLIKRAIELAPGRFVFSKYEDKPMSEGFHMSISSNLVKFMLKAYNEQVPHFTIHDLRRTARTNFSELTEPHIAEMMLGHKLPGVWSVYDKYTYIEEMREAYSKWWARLMSIIEPDVLEFTPRQTG